The Serinus canaria isolate serCan28SL12 chromosome Z, serCan2020, whole genome shotgun sequence genomic interval AAAGCCTTCATTCCCCTCCctgtttcttcctctgtgtATTAGAAATATCTCTACCTATTTCAGTGAAGCTAGCAGAGGTAAGTGAATAGGCAAGGGTGAACCAAAATCAAAAATACCTCTGAGTCTTAATTCTGGACATTTTTGCAAAGTCACTCAACAGCTATCTGGGCTTCATGCTAAGGAAGGCATGCTAAGAGAGAAATCAGTGGCCCACTTCAAAAATTATTATCCCTATACAAATTATGCTGGGAAAATGCCAACTAAAAGAAGGGACTAAAGCCAACTTTGGGAACTTCTGCTTGACAGAATTCCAGCCACTAGAAGAGCTTTTTCTGACTCCAGCCAATTCCATCTGGTTTAGGGCGGCACATGGGGGCATTCAGACTGTGCCTATGAACAGCATTCCCTTGGACAGGATTTCAGTGACTTACTTATGGCTCcctatttaaatatataaaccCCAAAAGTTTTGTGCATAATTCCGAACTTAAACCCGTCATCATAAAGTTGGTTCCTTCACAAAAAGGACCATACTCTGTGCTATCCCTGATGTGCATCTTAATTCTGTTTCAGTTCAGCAGGACACAACAAAACACAGTTTTCAGAAACTGAGGGAACTACTGCACTCCAATAGTCAGAATTATTAGGAAAGTGTACTCATTGTGCTGAAATCCTTCTAGTACTTCCTAAGCAGAACAGAACTGCTTTCAACAGTACATTTTGTCtgtaaaaaaagtgaaaatgtaaCATCTACTTTGTTTGTGACCTGAGGAAATGGAATAATGCTGAAGGTAATTACATCAACAGCCTATTTTTTGaggtctgatttttttctctacctTAACTTTGTCCACAGCAGGCTTTTTCTCATCTGTATCAGGCTCCCTCTTTCCTAGGCTACTGGACAAGGCTTCCAGTGCTTCATCTGACACAGGACCAACCTGCATGGGTGttgataaaggaaaaaacaatttttagtTTGAAGAAACCTGGTTTTTGTCTTCTCTTGCAGTCCCTATTAGGTTCACAAACAGCATCCCCTTTAGGGCAGTAAGAGCACAGGACACCACAGAACTATCAGTTTGGCTTCCTCTCTGAGGAAGGTCACTGACCATTCAGTTTGTGCTTgacttgatattttttttttgtttgggtgtttttatttttgtagttgttttttgtttggttttttggggtttttgttggggttattttgttggttttttttggggggttttttgtgaaCCACTCAGCCTTTGTAGGTTACCACAGTGGAGGAAGGACATGCAATACTGCAATGAGCATCCTGACAATATGCTCTGCCATTCTATAAATGAAACACTGAGTTTTgcttcagctccagctgaaggGGCTCCACTACTTACTgaaggcacaggagctgcagactGTACAGTGCAGGCTGTGGCACGGGGGACCACCTTATCCTCAGTAGCTTTTGCAGACACAGAACCTGATTGCTTCTGAAACAGAACAAATTACACTGTATTTTAGTGAATATGCttagaaaacataaaatgtgCCATTAAATGgcttattttttccaaatacagTACTAAACGAGAAAGAAAACTTAAAGGCTGAAGATGCTCAATAAAGAGCTGAGTGCCAATACTGCATGTTCCAATAAAGGCAATGAGAAGGGTAAAACTGGAAGACAATAAAATcgtttttttcaaaagaagacTAGCACTACCCAGTCTTAGCAAAACTGTTagtgtcagcttcttccagTGAACCAGAAAGACTTACTTTGGATGTGTTGCTGAGCTTTGGTGCTTTGGGTTGtactgcaggctgtgcaggacaggCAAAGTCCTTTGAAAATTCATCAACAAGATCAGATTCACTCATAggctgcaaaaaaacccaaacaaacaaacaaaacacaaacaaaaaaacatgtGACACAGGTGACTCAATgcctctttttaatttactttttcaaGAACTGTATTAGAGCTACTCataaagcaggaaaacatcTGTAGTTTACAATGAAATAACCCTTCAGAATTATGTGcaacaaaaaagaattaattttgcagtgcataaaattaagaaaaacacaCTTCAGAATAAGTTCCTTTGTTATCATAAGTCACTATAGTGTAGAGAATTGTAcgtataatataaaatataatatagaGAACCAGACATATAATGTTCAAGACAGGGctactgaaaaggaaaatacaaccCCTTATTTAGGAAGAAAACGCTAATATTTACTAGCAGAACTAGAGCTCCCTGAAAGTTCCCTTAGTCAGTCCACTGATTGCTGACACTCAGTGGTTTTCACTGTGTGTGTTTTGGtgaataaaaattcagttttagtTTCCTTGTGATATATTACAATCTACTGACACTATGTGAACTAGGCCTCTGCAATCCATATATCCCTACATCCACACACCTGAATTTCCTGGGATTCTCCAAACTGCTGTTCAAAGCTAAATGTTCAAATCTTTGCTAGCAGTGACGGCCTGATTCACCTGCTGCATGGAACTTAACAGCTTAGGGACAGACTCATAACAcataaaatgacatttctgaGAGAGAAATCCCCCCCTCATTCCCTTTCCCTAATTCTTTATAAAGTGTCTCAACACATGAGGCCCCACTTTTCATGTTGCCAGAAATCCTCCTTCAGACACTAAGTAAGAAAAGGCATTTAGGTAGTAAATTTAATTCACTAAGAGTAATGCCACTGCTTAAGGCTACACAGAGTGGAGGCCCGAGAAAAGACAAACCCCATCTGAACTCCTGAGGGAAGGACTTTGCCTTCACCAGAAATCATGGAAGAACAGCAAGTGGCTGATGGCTCCCAGCTGTTAGCACAGCTTTTAACACAGCTATTAACACAGCTTTTCcaattttgctggttttggtttcGCTGATCTCAGTATTAGTGGTGATCCCCGGCAGCAGGGCCTAGCTccccccacagcagagctgctccttttcccctcaTGACAGGCCCGGCAGGAGTTCCCTTCTGTCCAGCCTTAAAACATCCACCACTCACAACAATCACACGTCTGAGACCTGAAATAACAATTTTTAGAGACCagaagtctttttttcccagcactttGCCCACACTTTAATCCCGAACTTCAGATTTCTGATGAGAAGGGACCTGAACTGCTCCTGAccttcaggagagcagagatttCCTGTGCTTTGCCAAATTTTGGCAGCACTCCTCAGCTCACAAAGCAGAGCCCTCAGTTACCTCAGTGCACAGTTCCTTTGCTTTCTTCGTGTGACTTTAAAATTAGTATTTACAACTGTCTCTTTAAGTATTTTAATCCTCTCTTGCACTTTCTAGGCCACGAGGGATACTCTTTACAAAGCCCAGGTTGTTCTTTGTGATTAGGAAAATGTCCGCAgcaacattttttccttctttccaggAGGAAATATTCCTTTATATAAAAGACTATTCCTTTATTCCTTTATATTTGATCATTAGCAAGAGGAAAGTGTCAAGAAAATATAAGATTTTCCTGCTTCACTTCTCTCTAACCTTCACAGCTCCAACAGAcctctataaaatattttatactaaCTCCCCACACAGCCTTTTTTTGAGTCAGCAATACTTTTTGTAAATCTCTCCTGTCTAGAACTCTCTAAACCTTTTCCTTATATGAGCTCTTCATTCACAGACAAGTGAATTTCAATAAAACCAACTTCCACTTGATGCTTCTGACCAGCAGGTTTTGTGCAAGGAAGTAAAACACACAAGCAGACCAAGAGACTTACATCATAGTACAGAGAGAAGTGAtgacagagagggagaaaacagGATATCTAGCCACACTCCTACAATATTGTCAGTTTTCTAACCTTTGGTTTTTCTTCAGGCTTCGGCAATATTGGTTTTCCATCTTTATCCTAGAAGGAAAGTAAGTATTATtgacatttttctgttgttacAACAAGTGCCATACTCCATAATCACCAGCAAAATAAGGTAAAGTAAATCACATACTCAAGAATTAATCAGTGACAGGAATTCCCCTAAATGGGGAATTTTTACATGGCCAGATATGTAgatcaaaaaaatcaaatgggaTGTCAGCACATTACAAAAGACCAAAAAGTGTTCTGCTGTTGTTCTGGTTAACTTTCAATCAATCTCCATCACTTTGGGTGACaatccaaaaaacaaaacaaaccaaaaaaaaacaaaaaaaatgccattttcccaCCATTTTACATCAGTGTTTCAAGGTTACATTACAAAGTGATACAAAAGAGCCCTCCTGCAAAAGGATGGATTTTATGAGGCTGAGATTTAATgtcagaaacacaaaacatcACTCTTGGAGAAGGAATGGGTGACTTTGCCATTTGAGATTACTCACTCATCTCATGGATAAGATGAGATGTTTGCCCAGAGTGCCTGGAAAAAACAATGATACCCacaaaggaagaggaggaaataaaaggtACAGGAATCACCAAGGAGAAAGCCATTGATTAAATACCAGTTTAGTTTGTTTTCCCCATGttctttccctctctgtaaTGAAAGAGTGTCAGGCACAGTGCCCTACCTACAAGGCAATGGAGATGTGAAAAACTTACCAACTCTGGTGTTAACCTGTACTCTGGAGGTATTGTATCATCACGTTCTCCAgccttttgttcctttttctctttggctTTTGCCTTGAAAAGAAACAACATTAAGACAACAAAACcacttaaatgaaaataaaagctccAAGTTCACAACTCCACTATCAGGATTTTTCTGCCTACTGTGTACAAAAGGAATGGCATCAGATGAAATTATTCTGTGTAGCAAGATAATAAAATCCCTCAATATATTCCTTGTCTGTGGTAATATCATAATGGTTTAAGATTCAACACCATATGTGAATATggctaaattattttaaatcctaAAAAAATCTAGACAGTATTCAGGGCTCTTTGTGGCAGGCACTTTTAGAATTTTTGTGTGTATGAAATTGTCAGATTTTCTTGCACTTCAGCACTCTGATTACTGAGCCCATCATTCTGTGTCTTTTTCCATCACTGGCaccaaaaaaagtttttaattcTCTGGGCCCCCTTAATGAAGAAATGCATCTGCTAAGTTATCTGAAAGCCCAGACTGACTAAATCTGCAGTACAGATTTAGCTGTACTGCAGATTTAGAAAAGAAGTTCTTTTTCAGTCAAAATTTAGCTCAGCAACAGAAGATTTTTTACTATTTCCCCATTGTTTGCTTGCTCTGAGCTATAAATGAagacaaatgaagaaaaaacctgCTCCATTGTTATAGACAAAGTTtgcaaaactaaacaaaaaattaaagcttAACATGTAAACACAGGGTAACTGTTTAAATTCTATCTgttggggaaaaacaaaactctcaaGAGACAGTGAAGGCAAGACTCAAATTAGAAAGATAATGGAGTTTGATGGAAAAAGGAGCACACAGACTGGAAGTCAAAAATCAGACAGCAAATGTGTGTTAAATGAAAGCTTGCTATAGATTGTATAGAGtactggagggaaaaaaactgaaacagagcTGTATCTACCCTTgaatgtatgtatgtatatatttatgtttGCTTGTATAAGCAAACAAATTACATGCTCATAATTTTCCAAACCACCTTACTATGTTCTACTCTACCTGTATCCACTTGGGATTctgaatgtttttcattttcttaatcACTGAAGGCTCACAGTTTCCTTAGGCTTTTGATATTAAAGTCACTTGCttgttattttatatatttgtcCAGTGTCTAACAAAGAGAACTTGAGATTCCACAACCAGAGTCTGGAAGCCAGGGTAAAAAAGGAGTGAGGTGTTACCTCTGACACCTCTACAATAGGGGTAGGATCTTCTTCAGGTTCAGGTTCAGGTCCTCCAAGAGTATCAAGAAGAGCATCCATTGCATCATCTTtcatttcctgtattttaagaaaatgtgcAAACTACTATGTAATTTCTTTAAACTGGCACGGGTTTTTACCTCAAGTATCTTTATATTGTATATGAAGAAAACAGCCAGCACCAGATTGGTCATTTTGCTTTGGCTTTACCCAATTTACTTAATGCCAAATTATGTGACAGAATTAGCACAGCTTTAGACAGACATGAGACCTTTCTTAAGGagagaatgtaaaaaaaaaaggaagtcaaaaacccctcaaaaacCACAGTGCCACAATGTCATCTAACACAATTCTCATATGCTTTGACTTGGCAAACTGAAAAAGTGTAAGGTCACACTTGCCCtattcagagggaaaaaacacaaggttcaaaaaacatgaaaaatttacATCATATCCAAGTCTTAAACACAGACAACAGAGCTAAGAAAATTTTCCTACAAATATTTCTACTCTACTTCCTTTAGCAAGAAGAACCACAGTTGTTCCTCAGACTCCAGAAGGAAAATCATCTGAGACACTAAAGTAAGATCTTTAAGGAACAATGGAATCTGGGCAGTGGCATTTCTTGTTATTCCTATATTTTCTATAATAAAGACGATTTATAATTGAAAATGAGAATGATGAACATCTTTATGAGAACAAAACcacatattttaattatatgcctgtaaattttaattataaGGTAACCAGTGAAAGAAGGATTATGTGTTTATTACCTCTTTTGATTTTGGTTTCTTCTTCTTAGGAGGAACTGAGGTATTAACTGAACTTGCTGCTTGTGCTTGCACAATTTCTCCTTCTTTATTTGGTTTCTGGGAGCGAGATGAAATTACAGGCAAATTTGCAAATATAGAAAAGTAGGAAATGTTACctactttaaaatgaaatattatgaTAACAGTGCTAATTTTTCCACACAATAAATGCATGCAGGGGCAAGCAAAGTGTCAATACCTCTGTCAGACTTGTCTTCTTCTcctgagcagaagcagcactgcaggtgaaGTCAGATGACAGGGCCTCTGCGAGCTCATCATCTGTCATTGGCTTCTGAGCAAGGAATTGCAAACCAAGTTGTGACCATGAGAAATGTGAAACATCATCATGGGTCAAGCTCAGTTTACAGCCTGAGTGTGTCCCACAATTACTCACACAGTGACCTCACTGGCACAAGTTCTTgacacaacaaaaaataaaggtgctTGCCCCCACTGGTTGATTCATGTCTCAgataagcttttatttttagtatgtCAAACTTCCCAACCAGCAAAATTATGCTGGCTGACAGAAATCTCTGGCCAAGTGCAGATATACTTGTAGTCTTGCAGATATACAAAGCAGTCTTTGCTGAAGGCTTTACAGAGAGACTCCTGCTTGCACAGAATTTCTCCCCTTTGTTATTTGTAtgccaaatatttctgtaagCATTTATTTGACTCATTTCAGCTTCAGCATTGCGAAAATTCCTCCAGCTTTATGAAAACCATCTGTGCCAagctctatttatttttatcagtaGCTAGGTTATTTGGCACCCCACATCCACCTCCCATTGCCTGGGACTTTTGGAGAACAggcagcatttttattttcccaggaATTCAATGATAACTGGGTTATTTCACCTGGGTTACTTTCACCTTccagtatattaaaaaaaaaagtcttactTCATCTTGCTCATTTGGTTTCGGTGGGACCGCATCTTTGCCATATCCTTTGCTCTAAAGTGAGAATTAATTTTGTAGTAAATGGGAAGCAGAAATATcaaatattacagaaaacacacaagaagaatgtattaatttttaactcACTCACCTTCAACAGTTTAACATACTCTGGAGGGAGACTACCTTCCCGTTTGCCCAATTCTTCCAAGTATTTTGAATATATATCTTCCTGTGAAAATAATTCCCACATTAATGTTTGTGTACTGCTCTTCACTGAAATCAATTTCTGATAGAGCTACCTACAGTGATACtaccaaaaagaaaatgcaaatattgaCTAGGACACTCTATAGAGCCTTTCAGTACTTATTGTAATGCCCATGCCTGCTCACATGCTTCAACAGCGCTCATCATCCAGCAGAACATTCCCAGATTCCTAATTTAAGCCATTTCACTGTCTCAGACCATAGGATGTATTGCTGAACCTagattgctttttaaatatttatgcatccaaaatttttgtcatgttttacTGAGCCACTAAGCTTGTAATCTAATCCGTTTTACATGATTGTCCTATTCAGGCTCAGAAAGTTATGTATTCTTCAACAAATTCCAAAAACTGTGTCATTTCTATATGAACAAAACCAACATTAATATGTAACAGTGCACACTCAGTTTTAACTCTTCACAGATCACAGGTACAAGTCCTGGATTAACACAATAATGAACAACTACAGATGTAATTTAGGGATGAATCTTCTAAGAAATAAGAATGTGAAGTGTAAAATACCGTAATTTCTGGGCCAGTGTAAACAGGAGTTGTAGGCACATCTTCCTCAGGTCCACCAAGGGTATCTATTAGGCTATCAAGTGCTGACTCATCCATACCAGGCTAAGAAAATAAGCAAACCATTACAGAGATTACAAAGGtgtacaaagggaaaaaaaaaaaaaaactgaagcaTTTGGTGAATCTGTAGAATACTCCTAGAAACAAACCTAAAAGCTTTCTTTCAGCAGGATATGTACTTGACAAATTTTTCAGTCAGAATGGTTCTAAACTCAATTCTCCAGTGTAATTAAcaagttattttatttctatttttatttgtgtatcAGTGGATACACATATATATTCAAATATAACCGAAGATAGGGAGTAACTGATTTTAAGGTTGTATAATTTTAAGCTAGCTTCTAAAGAAGTCCTATTTAACGAAACACATGACACACCAGTTGTTTTTCACCTCTTCCTGCAGGTGGCTCTCCACCATCATACATACACTGAGGATATATCAGTACTTCAGCAGTTACccattcttttttttgttttttcctgaaaactaaGTATTTCAGAGAGAGAAGTACCCTCTGAGACATTATTACAAGGGAACCCTTTGCCTGTGGCTATGTTTACCAACCTCAGTACTTGATTCGTCAGCAGCAGCAACCACACTTGCACCAGCTGTGCCTGTTCCAGCAGCTGCACCCGTCACTGTAGACATCTCCTTGGACttttgctggaaaagaaaaagaggaaaattaagaGATAGCTTATAACAATgttaaaagaaagacaaaacaaagtaaaacatCCCATGCTGAGGCGGTGGACAGTGTTTTGGACTCAGCAACTGGCTGGTGCAAATGCATAGCACCCAGGTTCTGGGTTAGAGTGAGCTACCACCATAAAAGCTGTGTTTCCAGTGAGATTCTGCTGTGGGAAAGAAAGATTTCTATTTTAAGTACCCTACCTCCTTCTTTTATTCTGCCAGTGAAAGAaatctgcagggcaggaaagaCTTTGAGGCCCCTTCCAAGTCTCTTTGGAAAGCTGTCATTTACTTCTGGTAGCTCTCAATGCACCATTAAACTCCAGCAGCAAAAGGTGCTCAAGCAGGTGGGTGAAAACTGCTGTAGGCAGGGAGGTGGAAGGGCAACACCACCACACAAAATGCAGACTTCTGCATTACTGACACTGCCATTTACTGCCAAAAATATGGGTGTTgtagcagagctgcaggagccctcCGTGTTACACCAGACACGTGCACACCAGTAGACCAAAACATCCACATCCTGATGCCACCACATGcttttccttcacatttttACTCCATTTACCATGACCCCATCccatcttttttccccagccttcCTCACTTTAGTTTTTCTCAGAGCCTTGCATTCAGGGCTGACCTGCTACATTTGGAGCCAACACTGCAGTGAAGGGGCAGGGGAAGTGCCTGACAAAGAACCAGTGACAGCTGTGAAGCTACaaggaacttaaaaaaaaaaaacagagaaaaccagaagaGCCTCAAAGACACAGAAACAGACCTAAAACTGTGATGTTCTTACTGTTATTTGCTTGGCCAAAAGCTTAACTACACTGTGATTTTTGGGGGCCCAAAAGTCTCACTTGACAATACTCAGCTAAACAATCCCTATTAATGTGGATTCCTAACACTCCctcaataaaataataaaaattaacttaaacaataaaaaaatggcTGTGTTTCTACGATACCTTTGCTGTCTCTGTGGAGGTGGCTGGTGGAGGCTGGCCAGCCTGAGTTGTAGTTACTTTTCCTGTGTTATTTGGTTTAGAAGCTGTTGTCACAGTaggtgtggtttggttttttaccTGTGTAGAGATAAACTATTATCACTAGATACTGAGGGCTGGCATTTCGCtttttcaaactattttttaaagtgaaaggCAGAAGTAAAGTACCAGAAGAAACCcttattaaaaaattcaaagaaatatagagatagagagagagaaaaaaaattatacaactTACATCATTGGGTTCCTTTTGCTTCTCTTCAGACAGCTGTTTATTTTGAGGGTCTGTTTGCTGCCATAAAATAAAGTATTGAGATAATTTACCATTTCCACCACTCAGTGCTACAGAACACGATCCATGCTAGTCCAAACAAGCACAAGACAGATCTAAAGATGGTTAAGAGGACACTTCTTGGGCTGTTCTGAAGTTTATGCGCTGGTCACCAGTTTCATGTGACACAGAAATAGCCAAGAGTTCAGCCTCCCTTTTCAAAGTTAGTAAAAGACCaaagtgcagcagctctgcaaaggtGAAGGGTAGGTATTTACCTTGTCTGACTGagtgtttttttcagttcctgCTTTGGTTGCTGGTGCAGGCTGAAATATAAGCAACATTAATGCAGAGATTAATATGCATGGCTATTTGCAGAGGATCAGATTATGTAAAGGAGAAGATCAGACAGGTTCACACTTGTCAGCACACATGCTTTCTAACTGCTACACACTAATCTTGCAGTTCACAACATCCTAACACAGGCTGCCAGTGATTTAAGACCACTCAAATGTGTGCAAACAtccacacacaaacacactcatTCCTCACATGAAGGATTGACAGGGGAAGATGTTAAAATATAGTAACCAGTTTGATACCCAAATTGCCAATAGCAATTTCTGAAAAAGCCTCAAATATTTGGATTATATGGattaaatgaattatttttcactaattaatcaataaaataattataattgcAAAGTAAggaattataaatatatatgcagTCTTGATGGAAAAGATCAACTTAGACTCACATACCCAGGGCGGGATATGTTCAGTTAACATCCTTATACTACACAGcagaaattttgtattttttctctcctctgtaaCGTCCTAATGCTCTGATTTTACAACAGACCTTGACAACCTGGCTAGGATAATATTACATACTGCACTTCCAGGGTTTACACCTGAAAACCTTCTGCAGCCACAAAATCAATTCCTGTGATTCATCCAGTTAAAGTGCAGTAAGAAATAATTCACAACAGtgagactgaaaatgaaaaattatagaATTGGTATGTCTgttaagaagaaagaaacccaGCCTCCTCatcatatttttcttcctattttttcttgctgcttcagctgctctATGAGCAACACAGAAAGAGCCTTTCACCTGCCAAACATTCATTACCACTTAGAATCACCCAGCTTCCGTTTTCTGGCTGACCACACAGAGAAATTTGCTAagtttgtttacattttgttacGCAAGTATTCACACCCCCACACTCAACTGCAAACACTTGGCTGGGAAATCCTGAGCAGACATTAAATGCAGATGCCTGGGCATAATCCTGGCAAAGGTCTTGAAGCTTTGAGGGACACACCTCCACacacaaaagggaaaatagtGATGGAGAGGGAGAAGCAACAATTctcaaagggagaaaaagatattaaaagtaaatatttcacTTAAGGTCACAGATTCCCACCTTctccccaaattccccaaatatttgctttatattttgtCCTGAATGCCTAAAACCTGATTAAAGCAGAGCAACTCAAGTTCAGTAATGCTTTATATGCTCCCACCTGTGTGTCCTTATTACATGACTACTGCTAACTCAAAGACACACATCCATGTTTGTACCTGTGCACGAAATAATCCTGTAATGAAAGGATAATCCAGAATTTTCCTAGTTTATAAGATAAATTAAGATTGGGTGTGTTTCTGTAACATCTATAGCAAAGAGTCAATAAGACATGGGGCGTCCTTCAGCAGCAAGACGCAAAAAATGTAACAGAAGTGCAAAGATGAAGTACCAAAAATACAGAGTTTGACTCTTCTTGCTCTGGGCCTACTGCTTGCTCAAGATTCTAAGTACCCTGCTGTCAGAGTACAAATTCAGAGTGCAAATTTTTCTTATCTGcctttcagaagaaaaggaaacacacCTAATTTTTGCAGGACCATAAAATACATGTACTTGCACTTCTGCCCACACCCAACAACACCTGTACAGAACATTGAATACAAATTCTCAACTTGCCAAACCAGTTATGAACAACTGTAAGTCTTCTTTTTTATACTGTAAATATTATTTCCCTGAATACTTTATGCATGTTCTGTGTGAGGTATGCATAATTCACTATCCTTTtgtaataaattttaaaatatgcaaattgACCATACTATAAATTTATGTTTGGTGATGCTGAAGAATAAGTGGACCCACATGGGCAAGGATTTAAGACTTGCACACAAAGCTGAGGCCACAATAAAACACATTATTATAAACACTTGATCACACACTGTGCTCACACACATCTGTTTAGATACACTTTTAGCAATTACAAAgttcaaatataattttttaaaaaatcaaactaaaaacCAGGTAATCAAACCAACAATTTCAGTATGAGACTATCCAGTCAGAGGAATTGTTCAGCCATCCTTTAAACACAGtcagctgtgagcagccacagACTGAAGCCATGACATCAGCTGATGGTGTGCAATGaatttctgaggagaaaaaga includes:
- the CAST gene encoding calpastatin isoform X3, whose translation is MAFARWWYAMHGDKKASEASSKAGEKKAEVEEKKQESANVSQPPKTEARGAAASAKKQSPSADASKPQIMKPSETRPAPATKAGTEKNTQSDKQTDPQNKQLSEEKQKEPNDVKNQTTPTVTTASKPNNTGKVTTTQAGQPPPATSTETAKQKSKEMSTVTGAAAGTGTAGASVVAAADESSTEPGMDESALDSLIDTLGGPEEDVPTTPVYTGPEITEDIYSKYLEELGKREGSLPPEYVKLLKSKGYGKDAVPPKPNEQDEKPMTDDELAEALSSDFTCSAASAQEKKTSLTEKPNKEGEIVQAQAASSVNTSVPPKKKKPKSKEEMKDDAMDALLDTLGGPEPEPEEDPTPIVEVSEAKAKEKKEQKAGERDDTIPPEYRLTPELDKDGKPILPKPEEKPKPMSESDLVDEFSKDFACPAQPAVQPKAPKLSNTSKKQSGSVSAKATEDKVVPRATACTVQSAAPVPSVGPVSDEALEALSSSLGKREPDTDEKKPAVDKVKEKTKKEQHKKLGEEEETIPPEYRLREAKDKDGKPLLPKPEEKSQPMSENDLLEGLTEGFSCSPSPPAPLPTSTVLKKSKDGAKPESSTDVISAATVSSVHSAAPAPSATGGKEMDEALDLLSDSLGQREPDPDENKPVVDKVKEKAKSEHRDKLGERDETIPPDYRKLLESGEQSKPAKPTAKDDVKHKGKKKPTDDSAAIDALSGDFDTCAKAPATPQHSKCRTKVERNLRPLNQAQRKKESPETLKRQRDSPPAANLRSRKQAKR
- the CAST gene encoding calpastatin isoform X5, which codes for MKPSETRPAPATKAGTEKNTQSDKQTDPQNKQLSEEKQKEPNDVKNQTTPTVTTASKPNNTGKVTTTQAGQPPPATSTETAKQKSKEMSTVTGAAAGTGTAGASVVAAADESSTEPGMDESALDSLIDTLGGPEEDVPTTPVYTGPEITEDIYSKYLEELGKREGSLPPEYVKLLKSKGYGKDAVPPKPNEQDEKPMTDDELAEALSSDFTCSAASAQEKKTSLTEKPNKEGEIVQAQAASSVNTSVPPKKKKPKSKEEMKDDAMDALLDTLGGPEPEPEEDPTPIVEVSEAKAKEKKEQKAGERDDTIPPEYRLTPELDKDGKPILPKPEEKPKPMSESDLVDEFSKDFACPAQPAVQPKAPKLSNTSKKQSGSVSAKATEDKVVPRATACTVQSAAPVPSVGPVSDEALEALSSSLGKREPDTDEKKPAVDKVKEKTKKEQHKKLGEEEETIPPEYRLREAKDKDGKPLLPKPEEKSQPMSENDLLEGLTEGFSCSPSPPAPLPTSTVLKKSKDGAKPESSTDVISAATVSSVHSAAPAPSATGGKEMDEALDLLSDSLGQREPDPDENKPVVDKVKEKAKSEHRDKLGERDETIPPDYRKLLESGEQSKPAKPTAKDDVKHKGKKKPTDDSAAIDALSGDFDTCAKAPATPQHSKCRTKVERNLRPLNQAQRKKESPETLKRQRDSPPAANLRSRKQAKR